Within the Methanofollis sp. UBA420 genome, the region CGAAGGCCTACGCGATGACCGGGTGGCGGGTCGGCTATCTCTGCGCACCTCCCGAGATCTCCGACGCCGCCCTGAAGATCCACCAGTATGTGATGCTCTGCGCCCCGGTGATGGGCCAGATCGCCGCGTACGCCGCACTGCGGCAGGCCGAGCAGGACAAGAACGAGATGGTCAGGGAGTATCGCCTCCGCAGGAACCTCTTTGTCGAGGGCCTCAACAGGATCGGCCTCCGCTGCCACATGCCGGAGGGCGCTTTCTATGCCTTCCCCTCCATCGAGGCCACCGGCCTCACCGACGAGGAGTTTGCCGAGCGTCTCCTGAAGGAGCAGAAAGTCGCGGTCGTACCCGGCAGTGCCTTTGGCGAGTCGGGCCGCGGCCATATCAGGTGTTCCTATGCAACAAGCCGGGAAAACCTCTCTCTGGCTGTCGAAAGGATGGGCACCTTTGTCTCGGGTCTGATCTGATTATATTATCCTATTTTTATCTCTCAAATCTTCGGAATCATCCATATCCCTTCGGCAGGGGGTATGACCTTTGTCTGACAAATGGCGGGTGCATGACCCCTTTGTTTCCACTGGAGATCCCCTGCTTTTTCAAATAATACAATATGCCCGGATGATCCGGATCCGGGGCCGTGGTGGGATTATCCCGGGATCCTTTCCTGTTTCCTGAGGAACACCGGATCCGGTCGTCGGAGTGCGCCCTGACAGAATGGTCAGGTTTTTATATGGCCGCCCGTATCTTCTTTTTATGCGAAAACGACAGATAAACGCAATAATAGACATCGGATTGATCGTATCTTTCCTTGTCGTAGGGCTCTCGTCGATAGTGCTTTTTTTCTTCCTTCCATCCGGGGGCGGGGGGTGGGGATGGGTCCATGCCGGCACCGGCGCGACGAACCTCAGGGTATTTCTCGGGGTTACCCGCGGTGACTGGGTGGACCTCCACAACATCACCGGTCTCCTCTTCATGGCGCTGATGGCCGTCCATATCGTCCTGCACATCCCATATTACCGGAACATCAGATCCTGCCTCTCTTCGGGCGAAAAAGAGACGTGCGACCGGGAGTGAGAGGGCGGTCGGGGCTGATGATATACTTTTATCATCATGTATCACCCCAAATTACATGATATAGCAATGTCGTGTACGATTATTGTCGGCGGATTTTTCGGGGATGAAGGAAAGGGCAAAATAGTGGCGCATATTGCCCACCAGGACCATCCCTCCATTATTTCCCGGGGCGGGGTCGGCCCCAATGCAGGCCACACTGTCACAGTCGGGGACCAGAACTACGGCGTGCGGATGATCCCGTCCGGTTTCGTCTACCCGAACGCAAAACTCTGCATCGGGAGCGGCGTCCTCGTCGATCCCCGTGTCTTCCTCCATGAGGTGGAGCTCCTTAACGTCGCGGACAGGACCTTTGTCGACGGCCGCTGCGGCATCATCGAGGAGGAGCACATCGCCAGGGACAGGGGGAGCGCCCATCTCTCGAAGAAGATCGGTTCGACCGGCACCGGCTGCGGCCCGGCAAACTCGGACCGCGTCCTGCGCATCTCCAGGCAGGCAAAGGACGTCCCCGAACTCGCGCCCTATATCATCGATGTTGCCGAGGCTGTCAACGGCGCCATCGACGCGGGCGAAAATGTCCTCCTCGAAGGGACGCAGGGCTTCGGCATCTCCCTGTACTACGGGACCTATCCCTTTGTGACGAGCAAGGACAC harbors:
- a CDS encoding DUF4405 domain-containing protein, giving the protein MRKRQINAIIDIGLIVSFLVVGLSSIVLFFFLPSGGGGWGWVHAGTGATNLRVFLGVTRGDWVDLHNITGLLFMALMAVHIVLHIPYYRNIRSCLSSGEKETCDRE
- a CDS encoding adenylosuccinate synthetase; its protein translation is MSCTIIVGGFFGDEGKGKIVAHIAHQDHPSIISRGGVGPNAGHTVTVGDQNYGVRMIPSGFVYPNAKLCIGSGVLVDPRVFLHEVELLNVADRTFVDGRCGIIEEEHIARDRGSAHLSKKIGSTGTGCGPANSDRVLRISRQAKDVPELAPYIIDVAEAVNGAIDAGENVLLEGTQGFGISLYYGTYPFVTSKDTSASQIAADNGVGPTRIDDVIAVFKAYPTRVGEGPFQTEMTAEQSNTLGFQEFGTVTHRLRRIGGWDGKMARYSAMINGCTIAAITGIDHVDPACFGATSYDQLTEKAIAFLEQAEKDIGAPIGLISTGPELSQIVDVRDEL